The nucleotide window TGCCCTCGGCGTGAAGGTCGACAAAATCGACAAACGCGTAGCAGTGCTCGAAGACGGTATCGGCGGATGGAAGATTCGTGGAACGTTCCAGTTCGACGCGAAGTTTGCCAGCGATACAGATCAGGGCAACTACTTCTTCAATGAGAGCAACAAAAAGAACGACTTTGAAAAAGAGAAGTTCCGTCTGTTCCTCACAAAGCAGATCAACGAAGATACATACTTCTACGCTCAGTATCGCACCGGCGCTGACGCTTCAGGTGCACCGGCAGCTCGCGGCGGCCGTGGCGACATCCAGAACATGCGTTGGTCACATCTTTATGTCAACACAAAGCTCCCCTATGACATCGACTTCCGCGTAGGACGCTTTGCCGTCGACTTCGAAGATGATTATGGTCTCTATACAGATAACGATGCCATCTTCGGCGACTTCCGTACAGATGGTTTCCGTCTTGCGAAGACATGGGGCATGTTCAAGGCGACAGCGGTCGTGGGTCGTAATGACAACTTCGGCGATGACTATGTTGCTATTTCCGACGGTACAGGCGCAAGCTTCATGACCTACGTCCTCGACCTGCACTTCCAGCCCAACGAGAAGTTCTTTGCTGGTGCAACTGGCTACTGGGTCAACGATGACTCAACAGCAGCCGATGCCGGCGATCTCAAAATGGACAACTACGGATTCTACGCTGGATACCAGTTCACACCTTCAGTACAGTTGAAGGGTATCTACTATTGGCAGAAGCTCGGCAATGATGTAAAGACCTACAATGGCAAAACAGCGGCAGTAAATGGCGAAACAAGTCCGAAGGCATGGAAGGCCATCCTCGATGTGAAACAGGATCTTCTTAAGTTCACGTCACTGTGGGTGGAATATTCACAGCAGGACAATACCTACATTGGCCTTACAAACCGCTATTCAATCGGCGGAGGCTCCTATGACTATGTAGGAAGAAACATCTACCTTGCCGATCCGCTTGGAACATCAAAGTGGTGGTTTGTAAAGGCTGAGCAGAAATGGAACGACAAGTGGAGTTCATTCCTTCGTTACGCCAATGTTGACTATGCTACAGATCATCTTGACAACGCGACAGAATGGGGTGTTGGCGTGAACTATCAGTACACACCGGCAATCCAGTTCCAGCTTGCTTACGACCAGGTTGACCACGGCGACGGTGCAACGTACGCTGGCGTAGTCGATAACAACAGCGGCAAGGACCATGTTGTCCGCTTCCGCACAACGGTGAACTTCTAGTTCTAGCAGTTACTACTTAAACAGAGACCCGAAAGGGTCTCTGTTTTTTAAGGACGTATAAACATTTTCCCTGAACCTCTACCATTTAATTTGAAAGCTATGAAATAAAAACATAAATAATATCTTCAAGGAGGTACCAGTTTGAAAAAAACTACCATGTTGGGGCTATTGGCCCTCTGTTTCATCTTTGCCTTTGCCGCGTCAGCGTGCGCCGCGCCATACGATCAGGTGCTGCAGCGCTGGACTAAAAGCCGCAAGTATATAGACCCGGAGGGCGGCAACATCGAAATCAAGGCTACCTATTACTCTACAGAATATGTCGAAGCGCTGATCTTAAAAGAGGCGCAGAAGAATCTGTGGACGCAGCATGAGACAGACGCATACAAAGCTAACCTGCTGGGAAGTCTGAAGCTCAACGAACTCATTCCCATCCATGTTGAGTTCATAAACAACGGCCCTACAATGTACCTTGGTCCGTTCGACATAATGGCGAAACTTCGTATAGGAAATAAGCTCTATAAAGCCGCGGAATATGACAAGCGTCTGAATTTTAAATTCCAGGGGCCAAAAGACGGGCTCATCTATTTCCCGAGGTTTGATGAAAAGACGGGTAAGAATCTGCTGAAAGGTCAGAGGCAAGCGCGTTTTGAAATACTGGCTAGCGTCAGCCCCGTAACAAACGGTAAAGATACGATATTTGTCTGGGACATCGCAAATGACAACCCGGAAACTCTATACGCTGGAGCGGCTGGCAACAAGCTGGAAACAGACCGTCTCTTAAAACGCCTCGAGAAGCTCCACAAGGACAAGGCGGAAGAAGAATCAAAGATAAACGCAATAAACAACGAAATATCCACCATCCAGCAGCGCATCGACCAACTGATGAAATAACAGTTCGACTCCCAGACCACACTCTTTATAACGACAAAACTCCTCTGATTTGGTGGCAGCTTTTTGCAGCCCCTTCAAATCAGAGGAGTTTTTATTTTGAGATGCTGTAGGTCGAAGTTGGATATGCTACTGCTTAGCCAGTTCGTCAAGACGATTCTTTATTGTAGTTTCTTCGTCAGTGATAGCATTTAATTTTACCTGCTCATCCGCTTTGTCTTTGCGGATTTTTTCGAGACGCTTTAACAGGCGATCTGTTTCCATTTTGGCCATAGTGGTTCCTTGGAACAACTTTTGAGGATCATCTTTGCTAATATCCCATAAGAACTTTGTGGTTCTGCCAGATGTGATTTCAGGCTGGATGGTTGGTTTTAACTCCAACGTTACCTGCTTTACGC belongs to Cloacibacillus sp. and includes:
- a CDS encoding S-layer homology domain-containing protein, translated to ALGVKVDKIDKRVAVLEDGIGGWKIRGTFQFDAKFASDTDQGNYFFNESNKKNDFEKEKFRLFLTKQINEDTYFYAQYRTGADASGAPAARGGRGDIQNMRWSHLYVNTKLPYDIDFRVGRFAVDFEDDYGLYTDNDAIFGDFRTDGFRLAKTWGMFKATAVVGRNDNFGDDYVAISDGTGASFMTYVLDLHFQPNEKFFAGATGYWVNDDSTAADAGDLKMDNYGFYAGYQFTPSVQLKGIYYWQKLGNDVKTYNGKTAAVNGETSPKAWKAILDVKQDLLKFTSLWVEYSQQDNTYIGLTNRYSIGGGSYDYVGRNIYLADPLGTSKWWFVKAEQKWNDKWSSFLRYANVDYATDHLDNATEWGVGVNYQYTPAIQFQLAYDQVDHGDGATYAGVVDNNSGKDHVVRFRTTVNF